A segment of the Fusarium oxysporum f. sp. lycopersici 4287 chromosome 4, whole genome shotgun sequence genome:
TCGACAACCTAGCTGCCTTGATCATGATCCATATGGCCTCTCCCGCGGGTACAAGACCGAGTCTGATTTGGAAcagatcaaggccaacacTTCACGGAAGCGCGATAGTCTCCCTGGCCGCAAAACCGTCTCCGGCGAAGTCGGCCCCAAGACAAAGGCTCGCAAGCTGCAGGGTTTCTACAAAAATCAAAATGCGGCTATTGATCGCATGCTCAAGTCTGTTGAGGAACATCGTGACGAAGCCCGCGACCAGCATGGCGAAGACCAAGTCAAGTTTCGCATTGCTGTCTGGGGCTCTTTCGCGGCCAATGTTGCCTTGTCAGGAGTTCAGCTCTACGCTGCCATCTCTTCAAAATCTCTTTCGCTCTTTACCACCATGGCCGACTCCATATTCGACCCTCTTAGTAACCTCACCCTCATTTTGTCGGCTCGAGCCATTCGTCATGTCGATTCTCGACGTTTCCCTGCCGGAAAAGCTCGTCTCGAGACTGTAGGCAATATTGTCTTCTGCTTCTCATGATCGCTGTCTCACTCATCATCATTGCTTTTGCTGCCAGGAACTATCTAGGGGGGTCCAAGAAAAGGAATTCAAAATTGCTGCTGTTATATCTGTCTGCTGTGCTTTCGCCACCAAGTTCGTACTCTTTCTCTACTGCTGGGCACTCAAGGACAAGTATAGCCAGATCAACATTCTTTGGCAAGACCACCGCAACGATCTTTTTATCAATGGCTTTGGTATCCTGACTTCCTGTGGTGGTGCGAAATTGAAATGGTGGATTGACCCTATGGGCGCTATCATTCTGTCTGTTCTCATCTCTTGCATCTGGCTGCATACCGCCTTTGGCGAATTTCTGCTCATCGTCGGAGTTACTGCATCTGTCGAAACGCAGCAGCTCATCACGTATGTATGCGTTACACATGACGACACAGTTGTTGGCATCGATACCGTACGTGTGTATCACTCGGGTCCTCGTCTGATCGCCGAAGTGGACATTGTTATGGACCCGACACAAACACTTCAAGAAAGCCATGATATAGCAGAGGCGCTGCAGACCAAGCTGGAGGATCTGCCAGACATTGAGCGAGCATATGTCCACATTGACTACGAGACGACACACAAACCAGAACATGCATTTAAGAAGGATATGTAGGTCTAGCTACGGAATGTGTTTTCAAGGGAGTTCTGGGCCACGAAAGGCATTTCGAGCGGCTGGGGAAGGAGTTTTGGAGTATGTTTAGTGAGACAAGTGAGTTAAATGCCGTACTCGGGTACACGATCAAGGAACCGAAAACatatgtttttttttttttttttggggAGACTGGAGGCGTGACGGCGAGACTCAATGGACAGCAGGGAATGATGGTGCAAATCATATCTTAGTTGGTTTTTGGGGTAGAAGCAAAAGCATCATAATGCAACAATGGCTCACGTGGACTATGCAAGTGAGAGCGTGTGATGCATATAAATCAAGCTGATGGCACGATTAAACTAGGTCGAGGCGAGCTAATGCAGATGCCGGCATTTCAGAAACACTAGGATCTGGGGAACACACAAGGGgctctttttttttttctctctaGTAATTTCTATCTGTCAAATTTAAGATATGAAATGAAGTGAGACACACTGGCATGAACGGTTTCTACTCGTCTCGCGTGCCTTTGTCCCGATCTTACAGATTGTCTCGGTGTGCCATGTCCGAGTGACACACAGACTGATCTGCAAGACAAGCTAATAAGCCACAAAAATCTACGTCACTTACACAACTTTTTTAGAGACTGGCATCTGCCACGGGCTGGGGAGATTTGAATGTCTTTATAATAGCTCAAGGGACGGAAAAGGGGTCCTGCGGCACGGACAGAGCGGCAGATAAACAATTCTTACGTTGAGCGTTTTATTATCTCAAGGGGACCAGCCTGGAATGGTTGAGATTACCTAGATGCACGTATCTCAACGGTGCGTCGCATACTCGCAGCAACTTAAAAGGGGCAACATGTCCAGTTCGGGCCGTGTGCAGAAGCCCGTTCCGAGTTCATCCCTGAAATTTTGATGCTACGAGAATTGGAGACGTTGAAAAGCTGTAAGAAAACCTTGAAGTGTTATGGTTTGTGGGTATCAACAGCCAAAAAAGGACCTGTNNNNNNNNNNNNNNNNNNNNNNNNNNNNNNNNNNNNNNNNNNNNNNNNNNNNNNNNNNNNNNNNNNNNNNNNNNNNNNNNNNNNNNNNNNNNNNNNNNNNAGTGATGAGGTCGAAGCTACCTGAGAGCTAAGCTAAGCTCACAGCAATTCCATCATCGTGCAGCCGTTGAAATTAGTGGCGATTCACTAGAGCCGCCACCAGCGGAAACCCGCCCCGAAATACGGAGATGCAATGCCCTGGACGTCAGGCTGGGCAGCAGACTCAGGCTCGTAGGGAACACCAAAACGGCCCCAGGTTCTGTGTAATTGGAGGCTGTGAACCCTCAATTTCTTCTGTACGAACGTGGGGGGACCATTCAACAGCAATTGGGTTACTTTTATCTGGTGTTCGTGCTGGTGTTGCCCTTGAATGGCAGAAAATAGAGTGAGTGTCTTGGCCTCGGCGCTTCTAGAACGGCAAAGTTCCTCAGGGTCACTGTGGCTTGAAGTAGAGTTTAGTACCTGAAGGCTCACTTCAGGTGTAACTTGAACGAAACGAATGAGGTTTTTTTCAGGTTacttgctgttgatgatctgaGGTACACCATGGTAAACGGCCAGCCATCTCGGATGAACCTACAGAGTAAGGTCAAGAATCTCACTAACTTTACAGGGAGCTGTTTGACGTTCATCCGTGCCCTGCCCGTTGAGACATAGTGATAGTGCCTCACAGGCGACCTGACCGACCCACAGGAGCTAGAGTCTGGCCCCAGGTGAGCTAAAGGTACGGATACTTTCCATGGATTAGCAGGTTCCCCCTCCGGGGACATCATCGGATCATCACATCAATTGGATCCATTGGATCTACCTCGAGTACCTCCCCAAATAgtgctgttgctgcccttCTCACGTCACGCCTGACTTTTACTTCGCTtgcctctcctcttctgcctctccccctctctcctcctcctccaacTCTATCCTAATCTTTTGGCTCCAGATAAAAGAGGGATATAGGTTACTAGAGATTTTTGTATTGTTTCAGAACCTAGTGTACACTAAGGATACACTGCAGTACCTTTACCTTGCGTACTCTGTTTGCACTAACGCACAGTATCCTTGCTAGACCCAAGCGagctttctcttccttcttgttgacttggacttggaccCCTCGCCTCGACTCGACGAACGCGCCTCTTCAGATCGATCGCAATATTACGACTTCTCTGGAACCTTCATCCATGGGTTGCTGACCGACATTTTCAACTTGTTGTAGCTGACTTGGACGATCTGCGCCGAGGTTCGTCTAGCAGCTGGTCAACTCCTGTCCTACGTCGTCATGGCTGCTCAAGGTGCTGGAGAGCATGTTTATGCTACGGTTCGTCCTCTCCGTGTCTGATCTTGCCGACATTGCCTTTCTAacttgcgaatagcttctTCTAAGCGATTCCTATCTTCCTGGTTCGTCAATTGACTCTGTCGCTCTATGTGACCTCGACTAATTCCTCTTTAGGCGCACTCGTTCTCGCTCACTCTCTTCGCGATGCAGGAGCCCGTCGCAAGCTAGCAGTATTGGTCACACTCGATACCGTGTCCGCTGACTCCATTACGCAGCTCAAGGTAAGCCCTCCCGAGTGTCTGCCCGTCCTCGAGTCAGCCAATGCTGATACAATCGCTCCAGAGGGTCTACGACTACATCTTCCCTGTGCCGCGCATTCGCAATGACCACCCGGCCAATCTGTACCTAATGAACCGTGGCGACCTGCATTCAGCGTTTACCAAGATCAATCTATGGAAACTCACACAGTTTTCTAAGATTGTCTACATCGACGCTGATGTGGTAGCATATCGAGCTCCTGACGAGCTTTTCGACACGCCCCATCCCTTCGCAGCTGCCCCCGACATCGGCTGGCCAGATCTGTTCAACACTGGTGTCATGGTTTTAGAACCCAATATGGGCGACTACTACGCTATGATTGCCATGGCTGAGAGAGGAATTTCGTTTGATGGCGCCGACCAAggcctcatcaacatgcATTTTGGTCAACGGTATCATCGATTGAGCTTCACTTACAACGTCACACCATCTGCACACTACCAATACGTCCCGGCGTATCGACACTTCCAATCAAGTATTAATATGGTGCATTTCATCGGATCCAACAAGCCATGGTTCACTGGTCGAGACGCCCCTTCTGGCAATAACCCCTTCGGTGAGATGACAGGACGATGGTGGGCAGTCTACGATAGGCATTACCGACATCAAGTAAGTTCAATTATTCTGCGGACAGATGTTGTGTGTCTGACTCATTTTCATAGGAATCTTCTCCTGACAATGCCTCTTCAACTCCTCAGTATGTCCAATATTTCACCAAAGGAGAATGGCACCCTCAGCCGGTCCACGCGCAGTCTTCTACCAGTGAACACCACAGCTCCGGTTCAGCTGAGGGCACGCATCATTCAGCTCCAGGTCACGAACACCATGCATCTCAGGAGGAGCAAGGCTCAGGACACCATCACTCAGGAGGATCTGGGCATCATGAAGGATCGCACCATGGTGGAGGATATCATGATGGGTCAGATTCTGGTTCGGCTCATCATGATCACCATTCTGCACCTCCTAGTGGTCAGCCGGTCTCAGCTCCTGGGCAACACCATGAACAGCATCACGGACAACACGCGTCTGAACATCAGCACGATCACCACGAAGAACCAAAGAACGAGCCACCCCCGATTACAATGCATGATTGGGATGCTCAGAGGTAGGCCTATCATCGTTGGAAATGCTGTGCTTAATTGGACATGAGACACTGACTTTGCCAGACATCCCCCTCCTGCTGATTCGAAACCCGAGGCTATGAACTTTCCTTCCACTCATTACGAAATGTCACGCGATACAGCCCCGTTTATCCCGCCTGAACGATACCCAAGTCCCCCAAAGAATATGTGGTATGAGGTGCCAAAGGAGAAGCCAGCTCCACGATCAAAGCCGGCTCCGGAGATCTTCCCGTGGGAACGCAACCGACCTCGTCCAACCAGATCATTCATTGGGGAACCAGAACCGCCAGCCCCTGAACCGGAGCCTACCCCTGGAGAGTCCGGCTCAGACCCTAGCACAGGATCTACAACTCAGCTTTCAGTGAAAACTGAAGGTCTTACAGGGCCTTCTGAGGCGACAACATCGGGATATGGGGCGAAGAACGAGTCGAATGCATCTACTCCGATAGTACAGATTACCCCATCAGACCCTTGGACGTCATACACACGCACAAACGCCTGGGATGAGGTGCCTGAGATCGAGCGGTACGTTGATCGCCTGCATGGTGGTCATCGACGTGGTAAGAGTTCGACCTCTACGATAGGGCGCGTGAAGAGCCCATCAACTGGTGCATGGAGAGACGATCGGAGCAACTTTAAGAACCGCGGCCTGAAACTCACCGATTTCCCTAGCGCTACAGAACGTCCCAGCCTGCCTGTCACACCAGCCCCAATTCAGCGGCACTCGTTCTGGGCAGGAGACGACGGGGAACACGAGGACGAGGCAGCAAAGAAGCTTCCTGAGGCTGAAGGCGTGCCGACGCAGTCTGACTGGGTATGTGTGCATGGGAGACGTTGGAGACCGACAGACTGCCTGTGCGAGGTGACTGACTTGGTGCTACATCACCAGGATCCGCTAGCACAGCTCCAGAAGCTTGCTAAGCAGCAATCGGATGCGTTGTTAAAGAAGCTCGGtggcgaagaagacgagggtAGAGAAGGAGTGAGTCGAGAGATTCCAACACGTGCATTACCCTTTGGTTCGGGTGATGCCAAGTCACCTACTTATGTCGCGCAGTCCGCTGCAGGCGTGCTCAGCCCACAGCCGGTAAAAGGCGAAAGGTCGGCAGGCATCTTGCGTGATATGAGCAGTGGCCGTCTCGAACCTGAATCAACTTCGCAATCGACTACGATTCCCGAACCGAGCTATACCGGGCCTGGCGCTGCCTGggagaaggatgaagatatACCGCAGTATGAGACGCCGCTGCCACCTAAGGAGGGGGAGCTAGATGCCCTTAACGCATAACAGGTCATCTGGGCACCAGCTACGTCCACTGAACAAGGGAGAGACATCGAATGTTTTATCGTCTCCCACTACGACAAATGAGGATGGTGAAGAGTTAAGAAGGAATGATTAATGCGTTGCCGTTTCATGGCTATGAACGGACATGGTAATAGATATAGGTACGACGAGGGGCACTTGAGTATGTGCGGCATGGACGCGGGTCAGCTTTTCTTTGTTTGTCATTGCTATTTTGGTTCCCTTGTGCCATTTCGTCAACAAGTTTTGAGGTTTCCCCGTCAATggcagaggaagagaaaggaggaggatgtaTTTTTTGTTGAAATATGGACACTATGGCAGCGCCTTTACGGTGTCGTTAAAGAGTAGGAAATTACCTCTGAATCATCTTTGGATTCACCCATATGCTCTTTGGTCTCTTACCTTCTTGCATTTCTCGTTGCGTTCGTGTTTTGTTGCTACGTTTGTGTTTTGCGCTTTCGATTCACCAATGCTCTGCACCAATTCATCAGCGTGCCTTGACTGGTttcattcatcatggaaCGGTGTTTTCCGGTTTACTCATACTTGTATAGTTACGGATTGCTTTGGGTAGCTTGCATACCAAGTTTCAGATGTACAATACTGGCTTCAACAAATTTATATTTCGGGGTGAAGCTCCTCTGTCATGCATGCCATTGAGACGAACAAATAGTACATAACTCCTGTGAACTCCATGCCGCTAGCAATCGGGAAATACAAATGCAGTCTTGGTCTTTACTAGACCAACAGAGATGGGTGCAAAATGATACATGCATAGAATGCCTATTGGTACCCAAGGCATAACTAGTCCTTAACAttttcctcatcctcaacctcctcgacAGTTACGGCTCTcgccttgcccttctccttTGAGTCAATTCCAGAcccctcgtcttcatcactATGGGATGGCGGAGTGCCTTGTGGTGTATGTTCAGCTGTTGGGCTCGGCTGAGACGTCGCCTCAACAGGGGCAATTTGGCTTGAGCTTCCTTCAGCCTGAGGCTCATTCTGCGTTACAGGGTCGGCATGATCCAGGCGAGATCCGTTGCCAAACAGTTGAGCTGAACCGCCCCAATTGGGCATGCGAGGGCTAGGCGCAACAACCTGGGGTGGTTCAACCGCCCGTGTGAACTGTGGTGTAAGTTGAGGGGGGCGCTGTTCAGTTGGAGTCGTAGAAGAGGGGTTCTCAACCGGTTGAGCTTCCTGGTTACGGCTACCAATTGGCGAGGGCTGTCTCACAGTCGACGTTGGCTGAGGTACATTAATATTATCTGCAACAGTTGCCTGAGGGCCAACCTGCGGCGAAGGTTGCGTCGAGGCTTGGCCGCCATCAAGACGCTGTAGAGGAAGCAGAGACCAGCCAGGAGGGATGACAACGCCTTCTGGGAGCTCAGCACTGCCAGCGGGATAGGTACGGCGTTGAAGGGAGCACCATGGCGAGCCATAAGGGGGCTAGGATGTCGCGGAGGTATGCCTGGGAATTGGGGGAAGCCTGGAGGCATAGACATCTGGGATGTCATAGGGAATTGCTGGGGAATTAGAGGTTGGGGGAGAGGTACCGCAGTAGGAGGTATAGCCTGTGTCTGTATATTTGGTTGTTGTTCTGGGTGTTGCTGTCTCTGTCTGAGACGGTATAACTCTgcctggagaagatggatggTTTGTAATTCTTGATGCGCAAGCTGCAACGACTGCATCTCACGTTGGATCAGCTGGTCTGCTTGACTGATCAAGTTTCCAACATTCTGCAAGTTATCTCCAGTAGGAAGAGGAGTCGCAGGAGCAGCCTGACCAGCAACAATAGGGGTACCAGCGCCCGGTGTGGGGGGAACCAGCCCTTGAGGGTTGGGAGCAGCTGGTGGCACGCCAAATTGCTGCGCAAGTTCTCTGACTTGTTGTCCGTTGGCACCAAATCCCACTCGAAGAGGGCCAATGTTGAAGATACGAGGACCAGCTGGCCGCTGTTCAGGTTGTGCTCCTCCGTTCTGTTGCCCCTGAGCGGGAGCATCTCCGGGGTTTGCTGCTGGTTGGTTCGCAGGACGCCTGCCTCCAAGCTCAATTCGAAGACCAGCAGCCCGGTTCTGACCTGCACGAGGAGTTGTCTCGCCTAGAGTAACAGGGCTTCGACAAGTAGGACAAACCTGCTGTCGCTCGAGCCAGCTTTTGAGGCAGCCGAGATGCAAAATGTGTCCGCAAGGTAACTTCTTGGGTCGGATTCTATCCATTGCGCCTGGGTTGTTCTCTGGATCCCACGGCCGCATCTCCTCGCGGCAGATAATGCAGGTGTCCTCGCGTTCAAGCTCTTCCTGAGTTGCATCGGGATAACGATTCATCTCTTGAATGGCTTTTCGATATCGCAATAAGGCACCCAAGCGCTTAATGAAATCCCGGGCTGTCATAAAGAGATCCCTCATAATATGAATGGGCAGTCCATAGAAAGCCAGAAGCATGAAGAAGAACACGATGTAGATACCAAGTTTAACCAAGTCTGTCAATGTCAGTAGTGCCCCTCCAAACCTTTTTGTTTTCAACATACCTGTGATAAGGTCCAGCCAGAGGACAAACTCTCCCTTTGCAGACCAGCCTGGTACTTCAATGTCCATTTCATCGATATCGTCCTCGTTGGGCAGTGGCTCGTCCGAAACTTCTTCGCCAGCGGCAGCCGCTATTTCACGTCGTCGGATGATAGCCTCACGCTCTTGTCTGACCTCTTGTCTCCTTTCGGCCAGACGCTTACGTTTCTGCGCTTCCTGGATATTTTGCTCCGTCAACGACAGCGCATACCGGGCTGCCGTCCGCCATGAACTGGTGGCCAAGACTGCGAACTCGAAAAGAAACATGACCATCATGTTGGGTCGTGCTTGTTGGATGACGGTATTGATCGTGTATCGGAGAATGTAGATATCGTAGATGAAGCTTAGCGTGAGCGACACACTGAGTCGCAAATGGAACAAGCGAGGGTTCGCAGGCGGTTGTTGCTCAAGGACCTCAACTCTCCCATCACCAATCCATCCCCACACCTTGCCTGTCACCAGAGCTGCAAACATAACCAGAAACCAGGCTCCTATCTCTTCGCGGAATATGGTCATTGCTAGACATGTCTCTGTGATCGCAAACCAGGCACGTTCGGTTAGTTGCTCGACTTCGACGGCGCGAAGAGGGCCAAAGAACATCCGTGTAAGACCGTAAACGAAGCTGCTGTAGACAAGGAAGGAAAAGTTGACCAAGACCTGGACATGATGAGTTCAGTATCCTGCAACAACTCCGGTGCCAGGATCGCGCGGGATAACGTACCAACAAACAAAAGTTGCTCTGAGCGAGATATACCATTGCCGAGTAAAAGTTGGCCCTCTGATAGAAGGCCGAGAGGACAACGCCGCCCGCGAGAGCCGTCGAGGCCTGTGAAGCAAAATATTAGCATTGGTCCAGAGTGATCAGCTATAGCTCCATATAGCTTCCCCAAGCTCTCCCACCACAGTAATACTTACCCCAGCATACCAGCCAAGTCGCATCTTGGGCATGGGAGTTGAACGATGAGTAATAAATTGGGTACTTGTTAAAATGTAAAAAAGTAACCAATCACTCCTTTATTCCCATGGCTGAGTCGGATTCGTATATGTAGCTTTTGGTGAATGTGCTGGAATTACTTCACTGTATCAAAAAACAGCCGACGACTTGATGCCACGTTAAGCAGAGACACACGACCGATGACGCAGGGGCCGAGCAAACGCACGTGATTCTGCTCTGACGACGTGAGAAGGTGCTGTAAGGTAGTGCCGATATTTCCCCGTCTAGGTATTGATAATACCAGGGGCACTAATGGCTGAGCAAAAGTGGCTACCCTAAAGTTAGACGAGTTATCAGCTTAGTGAGACTGAGGTTGTATAAATATCGCGATGTCGAGTCAATGCAGAGATGCAattgagcttgttcttgttaTAGGCCAATTCCTAGATATCGCATACAATTATGACAGCAATGAAGCCCATCCTTACGCCAACATTGCTTGCAGCGATTCGAAAGCAACCAAATCTACCACGTAATACATGGTACTTTATCACTGCTACCACTCTATCGGCCCTCAACAGGCCGGAGGAGCTGCCAGAGGTCTTCAAGAATGCCACAGGGGAAGGCTCAGACACTACTGGGAACGGTGTTCCGAGCCGGGACGATCAGTTGCGCATCTCTAGACGTCTCAGAGAAGCCCTCTTAAAAGCTTCTGCCGTTGGAGGCATGCCCAAGGTTGGCAGGTCACGAGTATGATGAACTCACCTCGATGCTAACATTTTCGGATAGTCGATTAATGCTCTGATGTCCCTAAAGTCCACAACCCCTGAAGACCTACTAGACGAACCAGGAACGGGTATATCTATCAGACATAAGGACATATACGATACTGCACCAGCAAAAGTGCTCGAGCGAGGACAAACCTTCTTCGAAGCCATATATGGCAAAATTTCCAGACGTATAATGGGTCAACTAGACTGGTCAGGTGCACCAGACTTGGGCTTGTTGGCGAGGTTGACATATGGGTATGTACTCAGCAACACTGATGTGCTTACACCGGCCGAAACTTCATTCGTACTCATTGCTAGTCTCATTCCCCAAGATGTAAGTGTGTTTTCTGAGCAGCCACTGGGCTGCACTAAAGCCATGTGTAATACTGATGCCAAGCTTTAAAGGTGAACCCTCAACTCAAGGGGCATTTGCGGGGTGCACTCAATGGAGGTGCCAGTGTAGATGAGGTGAGAGCCGTTAGAGACGTAGTTATTAAGATTTGTGAAGCTTCAGGAATGAAGAGGCTCGAAGAGGATGCCATTGGGGGATGGGGTTGGAGAAGTGAAGTTGCGAATGTATAGAAGATACTTGGATCTCGGGGCTTTGAGCTTACCCTAAACCATATAGGCTGCGTAGCAGGAGATCACAACTTGGCACATACCAAGTAGTACCACTCTGAACTTCGAAGGCATGTTAGAATTGAGGTCATGTACTACTGCAAGGGATAGCGGTGTTTTAACTGTGAGTGTTATCAACATGTCCTAAACACGCGTCGCCGAGTTGTGAACATCGTGATGATCACCAACATTAGATTAGAGATCTCATTGTGAGCCTCATTCTCTATTTCCGAAAGAGGCTGTTTACACAACCCAAAAAAAAACTCCGCGACCTATTGTTTCATGTCCAAACGGCGCCTAGTCTCCCCAGCGGCCGGCCCCCGTTTCTCTTTGGCGAGCTCAAGATGGAAGACGGAAGTTATTCCGCGTTTAGGCGAGGCCGCGCCCCGAGCCAGCATAGCCAAGTCCCAAGCCCGCTGTCACGCGCCAAAGCAAGGGTCGCAACCCGCCCCTAAAGATTGGCTCAAGGCAGGTTGGGAGCCAGGGCCTAGGGGTCGACAGAGCCCCTAAGAACAAGGCCTGGGCGTCTGTATCCGTAGCCCGGAGGGGTCGGGCAGTGGAAAGTTGAAAGTCAATCAATGCCGCTCTCAACTGTAATCGAGGCCACCCAAGACCTAATTCGGGTACGCCACGGTTCACTGATCTGCTACTGCTCGACTCTGGTTCGTCGAAGCTTGACAATCACACTAAAACCAAAGGTCCAAAGGAGCTTCCCGTGGCCAAAAGGTAAATCATCAACCCCCAGAAAGAGCTTGTGCAGCAGAGTGATAAGTACACTTGAGACACTGTGAGGTACTAAACTTGCCTTACAGTAGATCGCCATCGAGCCTGGACTTGCACTTTCCAACGGCGTCTAGTGAATAGGTAGTCGTTGCTCGCCACGTCACAGTGATTCGAATGGCTCAGATAAGGTGATCTAAGTTAAATCAGACTTCAATAAACCCCGCGTATGACCCTAGTTAGACGCTCGCTCTCGGAACCCATTCTCAAGGTCATGTTGACTTGGTAGCACTCACGATGGATACTCGTCTCATTGATACAAGCGAGAGCCTGTTAGCCAAACTCTCCGTCAACCGCGCATTGTATGTACTATTATGGAAAAGAGCACGAGTCTCCATTACCAATGTCGATCTGGTGGTGCGGAAATCTCCTGATGGGTTTAGTGATCAGAGTAGTATTTTACTCTCTGGCAGGGCAAGATAGACGGAACTGACCCGTTCCCCATCTTCGCGATACAACATCCCGAAGGAGCCTCACCCATGTCTATCAGATCAGAACAAGGCTCCCCTTGCGTCATGCCGAGTATGGATAAGGTAGGTTGGTAGCAATGGTAGGCAGACTCAGTCACTGATCTCTGGCGAGAAAGCCTAGCCGTGGGGTTCACAATGACCGTATCGGTATCGGGACTCGGTAGATAGTTGACAATGGCAATGAAACTATCAATCGCTCAGCAGCGCAGTGTAACTGCAGCTGCTCTTGATATGGGATCACTCTTGATGCAGCATCCACACCCTCCCTCCTTTGAGAAAGACCTCGACCGACATTGGGTAGCACAAGGCGAATTTGGTGATCTGGCAAGCAAAAAAGGCAACCGGAACACCCACGAGTCTGGGAACGAGGCGTGCGATTCGACCGGGGAGAATATTAGTGGTACCATTCACCTACCTTAGGGTTGCAGGAAAGGCTAGGATAGACTTGTGCGTAGTACAGACAGCGCAGTTCAGATACAGAATTAGAATGTCGACCTGCAGCAATAATCTCGGATGCATGACAGTCCGAAGTAGTCACACGCATACATACATATTGGTTTGTCTTGTTGTCTTGGTTTTCTGGGCCCGTCCAACCATGACAAGCTCCAGGATCAGAGTAACATCATGATGAATTACATCGGACTATGCAGGATACATTGCAGCTGTATTGTATTGCCTTCTGAACACTCCCGAAAAGCGTCGGCGTCGGGACTCTCAACGACAGGGCCAGGTTCAAGGGCAAGACGAGACAGGGCAAAGCAGGGTTTATTAACGAGCCTCTCTCTCTTGTTTCCCTCTCCCCCCTCTTATTCATCCCCCTGCCAGTTTCAATCACGACTCCCACACGTGGCCCAAGATCCTCGAGGGGCGAGGGCATAGGGCATCTCAAGCCTTGTACTatccagtccagtccagtaTAGTCCAGTCCATGCCCAATATTGACAGGGGGGCGACTCACAAGCGGCAAGGCGCGCATCAATCCATTGTGTCGGGTCACTC
Coding sequences within it:
- a CDS encoding hypothetical protein (At least one base has a quality score < 10) encodes the protein MTPDNSNHVAHHPQAIHLQSLERARSSSRHSTTRNGSSTAFEPATADENETIARNVSHMTDVESQFTATGRRQPSCLDHDPYGLSRGYKTESDLEQIKANTSRKRDSLPGRKTVSGEVGPKTKARKLQGFYKNQNAAIDRMLKSVEEHRDEARDQHGEDQVKFRIAVWGSFAANVALSGVQLYAAISSKSLSLFTTMADSIFDPLSNLTLILSARAIRHVDSRRFPAGKARLETVGNIVFCFS
- a CDS encoding E3 ubiquitin-protein ligase synoviolin, which codes for MPKMRLGWYAGASTALAGGVVLSAFYQRANFYSAMVYLAQSNFCLLVLVNFSFLVYSSFVYGLTRMFFGPLRAVEVEQLTERAWFAITETCLAMTIFREEIGAWFLVMFAALVTGKVWGWIGDGRVEVLEQQPPANPRLFHLRLSVSLTLSFIYDIYILRYTINTVIQQARPNMMVMFLFEFAVLATSSWRTAARYALSLTEQNIQEAQKRKRLAERRQEVRQEREAIIRRREIAAAAGEEVSDEPLPNEDDIDEMDIEVPGWSAKGEFVLWLDLITDLVKLGIYIVFFFMLLAFYGLPIHIMRDLFMTARDFIKRLGALLRYRKAIQEMNRYPDATQEELEREDTCIICREEMRPWDPENNPGAMDRIRPKKLPCGHILHLGCLKSWLERQQVCPTCRSPVTLGETTPRAGQNRAAGLRIELGGRRPANQPAANPGDAPAQGQQNGGAQPEQRPAGPRIFNIGPLRVGFGANGQQVRELAQQFGVPPAAPNPQGLVPPTPGAGTPIVAGQAAPATPLPTGDNLQNVGNLISQADQLIQREMQSLQLAHQELQTIHLLQAELYRLRQRQQHPEQQPNIQTQAIPPTAVPLPQPLIPQQFPMTSQMSMPPGFPQFPGIPPRHPSPLMARHGAPFNAVPIPLAVLSSQKALSSLLAGLCFLYSVLMAAKPRRNLRRRLALRQLLQIILMYLSQRRL
- a CDS encoding E3 ubiquitin-protein ligase synoviolin, translated to MFFGPLRAVEVEQLTERAWFAITETCLAMTIFREEIGAWFLVMFAALVTGKVWGWIGDGRVEVLEQQPPANPRLFHLRLSVSLTLSFIYDIYILRYTINTVIQQARPNMMVMFLFEFAVLATSSWRTAARYALSLTEQNIQEAQKRKRLAERRQEVRQEREAIIRRREIAAAAGEEVSDEPLPNEDDIDEMDIEVPGWSAKGEFVLWLDLITDLVKLGIYIVFFFMLLAFYGLPIHIMRDLFMTARDFIKRLGALLRYRKAIQEMNRYPDATQEELEREDTCIICREEMRPWDPENNPGAMDRIRPKKLPCGHILHLGCLKSWLERQQVCPTCRSPVTLGETTPRAGQNRAAGLRIELGGRRPANQPAANPGDAPAQGQQNGGAQPEQRPAGPRIFNIGPLRVGFGANGQQVRELAQQFGVPPAAPNPQGLVPPTPGAGTPIVAGQAAPATPLPTGDNLQNVGNLISQADQLIQREMQSLQLAHQELQTIHLLQAELYRLRQRQQHPEQQPNIQTQAIPPTAVPLPQPLIPQQFPMTSQMSMPPGFPQFPGIPPRHPSPLMARHGAPFNAVPIPLAVLSSQKALSSLLAGLCFLYSVLMAAKPRRNLRRRLALRQLLQIILMYLSQRRL